The stretch of DNA GACGGAGATGGCCCAGGCCGCCCGCCTCGACCGCACCCTGCACGCGCTGGCCGACCCGACCCGGCGCGCGCTGATCGAGCGCGTGGGGCGCGGGCCGGTGCGCGCCACCGACCTGTCGCGCGGCCTGCCCATGTCGCGGCCCGCGGTGGCCAAGCACCTGCGCGTGCTGCAGGGCGCGGGCTTGGTGAAGGCGGTGCCGCAGGGCCGCGAGGTGCTGTACCAGCGCGCCGAGGACTCCGCGCCGCTCGACGAGGCGCGCGACTATCTCGAGGCCATGTCGCTGGGCTGGGAGCGCGCGTTGGCCGCGTT from Myxococcota bacterium encodes:
- a CDS encoding metalloregulator ArsR/SmtB family transcription factor — translated: MAQAARLDRTLHALADPTRRALIERVGRGPVRATDLSRGLPMSRPAVAKHLRVLQGAGLVKAVPQGREVLYQRAEDSAPLDEARDYLEAMSLGWERALAAFQRFAESQEDE